A single window of Hyphomicrobiales bacterium DNA harbors:
- a CDS encoding DNA-binding response OmpR family regulator, whose protein sequence is MADLIIVDDDRALCGMLEDFLTLEGHVVRCATDARVLSTMLDDRLPDLVVLDLSLPGEDGLSITRRLRQGYDFGIMMVTGTDDLTEKVVGLEIGADDYLTKPFSLLELGARIQAILRRRRADKNTLVPFGAFWLDLKCWKLFEPGGREVNLFPTEIDLIAAFATNPGKMLSRDEILRLAPAHGTDPLDRSIDTRITRLRRKLESHGLDGDLVRTSRGNGYIYLGPS, encoded by the coding sequence ATGGCGGATTTAATTATAGTCGATGATGATCGGGCGCTCTGCGGAATGCTCGAGGATTTCCTGACGCTGGAAGGCCATGTGGTGCGTTGCGCCACCGATGCCCGCGTCCTTTCCACAATGCTGGACGACCGCCTTCCTGATCTTGTCGTGCTCGATCTCAGCCTTCCTGGCGAAGATGGCCTGAGCATCACCCGCCGCCTCCGCCAGGGCTACGACTTCGGCATCATGATGGTAACCGGGACCGACGACCTGACCGAGAAGGTGGTTGGTTTGGAAATCGGCGCTGACGACTATCTGACCAAGCCTTTTTCACTGCTGGAGTTGGGCGCGCGAATCCAGGCGATCCTCCGGCGCAGGCGTGCTGATAAAAACACCCTGGTACCATTCGGAGCATTCTGGCTTGACCTGAAATGCTGGAAGCTGTTCGAGCCAGGCGGTCGTGAGGTCAATCTATTTCCAACGGAGATCGACCTGATCGCCGCTTTTGCGACCAATCCCGGCAAGATGCTGAGCCGCGATGAGATCCTGCGGCTAGCGCCGGCACATGGCACGGACCCGCTGGACCGGAGCATCGACACCCGCATCACACGGCTGAGGCGGAAGCTCGAAAGTCACGGGCTCGACGGCGACCTCGTCAGGACCTCGCGCGGGAACGGCTATATCTACCTAGGGCCTTCCTGA
- a CDS encoding Aspartate aminotransferase has product MTRVAKRISGTSKKTFGMYENALAYDGEDLIHLELGRPFADTPAHVKQATIKALLEGHVHYSDLRGLRHLRLALADKLHRHNGLDVSPDNILVTNGLTHAAFVTFMALFEAGDEVILIEPYYPQHIGKIELTGAKVVIAQLDAVDNYRLDPACIAAKITDRTKAIVIVNPVNPTGRVYTEDELRGLADLAITHDLMVVADEVYDEIVYDGHRHVSIGALDGMQERTVSMYAFTKSFAMDGWRVGYLAAPSWLMPALLKITANDVTHVNTFIQYGAHAAVTGPREILDALVADDRKKRDLVVRRLNQIPGVTCRLPEGTIYAFPDISETGIPSQQLAEMILEQAQVVVEAGSFYGPSGEGHLRICFGSESLERVDEGMARLAKFFNEL; this is encoded by the coding sequence ATGACACGCGTCGCCAAACGTATCTCCGGTACGTCGAAGAAGACATTCGGCATGTATGAGAACGCTCTGGCCTACGATGGAGAAGATCTCATCCATCTGGAACTTGGGCGGCCATTCGCGGATACGCCGGCTCACGTCAAGCAGGCGACTATCAAGGCGCTACTTGAGGGCCATGTACACTACAGCGATCTCCGCGGCCTCAGGCATTTGCGTTTGGCGCTGGCGGACAAGCTGCACCGCCACAACGGTCTCGATGTCTCTCCAGACAACATCCTCGTTACGAATGGCCTGACCCATGCGGCCTTCGTTACCTTCATGGCACTGTTCGAGGCCGGCGACGAAGTCATACTGATTGAGCCCTACTATCCGCAGCATATTGGCAAGATTGAGCTGACGGGGGCAAAAGTCGTCATTGCGCAGCTCGACGCGGTCGACAACTATAGGCTTGATCCGGCATGTATTGCTGCCAAGATTACGGATCGTACGAAAGCCATTGTCATCGTCAATCCGGTCAATCCCACGGGGCGCGTCTATACGGAGGACGAGCTGCGGGGCCTCGCTGACCTTGCCATCACGCATGATTTGATGGTCGTCGCCGACGAGGTCTACGACGAAATTGTTTATGACGGGCATCGTCATGTCAGCATCGGCGCGCTCGATGGCATGCAGGAACGCACCGTCTCGATGTATGCCTTTACAAAATCCTTTGCGATGGATGGATGGCGGGTCGGCTATCTCGCCGCGCCTTCATGGTTGATGCCGGCTCTCCTGAAGATCACCGCAAATGACGTGACTCATGTGAACACTTTCATCCAATATGGGGCACATGCCGCCGTCACGGGCCCGCGCGAGATCCTGGACGCACTTGTCGCGGACGATCGCAAGAAGCGGGATCTCGTCGTCCGGCGCCTCAACCAGATTCCTGGAGTTACCTGCCGGTTACCCGAAGGTACGATCTATGCCTTCCCTGATATCAGTGAGACAGGCATCCCTTCGCAGCAACTGGCGGAGATGATTCTCGAGCAAGCCCAGGTGGTCGTGGAAGCCGGAAGCTTCTATGGTCCGAGCGGCGAAGGACATCTGCGGATCTGTTTCGGCTCGGAGTCCCTGGAGCGTGTCGACGAGGGCATGGCGCGCCTCGCGAAATTCTTTAATGAACTGTAG
- a CDS encoding Histidine kinase — protein MGLFGAGRRVLSRMSGIGPSARLLLVCSLPLAGLIIGLAIEQFAPQRRALLSELNTFTAEQHFALRTMLMGASRQVEHMRLTVEQHIVMESESLSEANARKLHTVDVHLEKGSFSGVEWGPAATVQEDGNLLGIPELPSLRGDAAGPVDAALELLSMLRLDKIVGSNARWSYFMPANAEFVAIYPGASLADLVQAAKEHFAFTDMRQFLGQLQNYPVFQLGLPQNNPDRTPYWTKVYDDAGDAGPMVSQAAPVYVRGQFRGVVGTDILLSSFDAILTPMKQPLGLVAIFNDHNELLGLNGAAFDGDLQKMRAYLIADGLLQKILALKPDDGFSFIDDNWIISRVGPYSGYRLIYVLPDSDLNAYLFPRFISYALILCGLIAMLAIILRYLHTSYILPSFRLADYLGARAAGIEAAAPILPKGWQPSFERISEAFANSRNYQERLEESEARFLAAASSLIDGFAIVSSEGLIVFYNEAFARLLGPEGRVRIAIGSYLPDLLDPGWLDAHDPEPMLLDGRWLSCRKSAMPDGGTVILLRDITEARQAELQLRESETRLAALLAYAPVVIMLMDVEGRLIMANPEAERMLNRELGMITGKRMSDFINSEAMIALDASIKHVLATGEVHVSEEHYPGRDHYRDALAILFPLHNTDGAIDGVGIFAVDLTLQKLTEEELRRQRDALYQNEKLAALGSLLAGVAHELNNPLSIVVGYAGMLQELASDEPTRRRAREVHVAAERCARIVKRFLAMARSKPVEKKWVNVESVIDDVMELAAYGLRVNGVEVIRDRVRDLPAILADADQLHQVFMNLVLNAMQAMTGIEGRRRLIIKTTLRGQAIVIDVLDTGLGVNDTVKQRAFEPFFTTKPLGVGTGIGLSLCSGIVEAHGGTITLDSGPGGGALCRVVLPISAAPPLQGTPEQTIQWQPLAGRVLIVDDEASIASFIAEALERDGADVTTVTSGYDAQTLLAEQPFDVVLTDLRMPGVGGERLLAFIAEERPDLKGRVVVMTGDALTLETGLRCEGLIMIEKPIDIGALRALLQSLLNVPSRAGSNEQVVAVE, from the coding sequence ATGGGTCTTTTTGGGGCTGGGAGAAGAGTCCTGTCTCGCATGTCCGGCATAGGTCCGTCGGCGCGCCTCCTGCTCGTCTGCTCGCTTCCTCTCGCGGGTTTGATTATCGGCTTGGCCATAGAGCAGTTCGCTCCCCAGCGCCGCGCATTGTTGTCGGAGCTCAATACCTTTACGGCGGAGCAACATTTCGCGCTGCGCACGATGTTGATGGGTGCTAGTCGTCAGGTCGAACACATGCGGCTCACGGTCGAGCAGCATATCGTGATGGAGAGTGAAAGCCTGAGTGAGGCCAATGCGCGGAAATTACACACCGTAGACGTGCATTTGGAGAAAGGCTCGTTCTCAGGGGTCGAATGGGGGCCGGCTGCAACGGTGCAGGAGGACGGCAATCTTCTCGGCATCCCGGAGTTGCCTAGCCTACGCGGCGACGCGGCCGGCCCGGTCGACGCCGCATTGGAGCTGCTCTCCATGCTCAGGCTCGACAAAATCGTTGGCTCGAACGCTCGGTGGAGCTACTTCATGCCAGCGAATGCTGAGTTTGTGGCGATCTACCCGGGCGCCAGTCTTGCCGATCTCGTCCAGGCGGCCAAGGAGCACTTCGCTTTCACCGATATGCGGCAATTTCTGGGGCAATTGCAGAACTATCCGGTCTTCCAGCTGGGCTTGCCGCAGAACAACCCTGATCGGACGCCTTATTGGACGAAAGTCTATGACGATGCGGGCGACGCGGGGCCAATGGTCAGCCAGGCCGCGCCGGTCTATGTCCGAGGCCAGTTCCGCGGGGTCGTGGGCACCGATATTCTCTTGAGCTCCTTCGATGCCATTCTCACGCCGATGAAGCAACCGCTCGGACTGGTTGCCATTTTTAATGATCACAACGAACTTCTCGGTCTCAACGGTGCAGCATTCGATGGCGATCTCCAGAAGATGCGCGCTTATCTCATTGCCGATGGACTGCTTCAGAAGATACTTGCGCTAAAACCGGACGATGGCTTTTCCTTTATCGATGATAACTGGATCATATCGCGAGTGGGCCCCTACTCCGGCTATCGTCTGATCTATGTTCTGCCCGATAGCGATCTGAACGCTTATCTCTTTCCACGCTTCATATCTTATGCGCTGATCCTCTGTGGATTGATCGCTATGCTCGCGATCATTCTCCGTTATCTGCATACATCCTATATTCTGCCAAGCTTCCGGTTGGCGGACTATTTGGGAGCGCGGGCTGCTGGCATAGAAGCAGCGGCCCCCATTCTACCGAAGGGGTGGCAGCCGAGTTTCGAAAGGATATCGGAGGCTTTCGCCAACAGCCGCAACTACCAGGAAAGGCTGGAGGAGAGTGAAGCGAGGTTTCTCGCAGCCGCCTCAAGTCTGATCGACGGTTTTGCCATCGTAAGCTCGGAGGGCCTTATCGTCTTCTACAACGAGGCATTTGCCCGACTCCTGGGGCCGGAGGGCCGGGTGCGGATCGCTATCGGCAGCTACCTGCCGGACCTGCTGGATCCGGGCTGGCTCGATGCCCATGATCCGGAGCCCATGCTTCTCGATGGCCGCTGGTTGAGTTGCCGGAAAAGCGCCATGCCGGATGGCGGCACGGTCATCCTTCTGCGCGACATTACGGAAGCGCGGCAAGCTGAGCTGCAGCTCCGCGAAAGTGAGACAAGGCTTGCGGCTTTGCTCGCCTACGCACCCGTCGTGATCATGTTGATGGACGTGGAGGGGCGTCTCATCATGGCCAATCCGGAAGCCGAGCGAATGCTGAATCGAGAGCTTGGCATGATCACCGGCAAGCGTATGTCCGATTTCATCAATTCGGAGGCCATGATTGCGCTCGACGCCAGCATTAAACATGTGCTGGCAACGGGTGAGGTTCACGTCAGTGAAGAGCACTATCCTGGGCGTGACCACTACCGTGACGCCCTAGCCATTCTCTTTCCGTTACACAACACGGATGGCGCCATCGACGGTGTCGGCATCTTCGCCGTGGATCTGACGCTACAGAAGCTCACTGAAGAAGAGTTGCGCCGGCAACGCGATGCTCTCTATCAGAACGAGAAGCTCGCCGCCTTGGGATCCCTGCTTGCCGGTGTCGCTCATGAACTCAACAACCCGCTTTCCATTGTTGTGGGATACGCCGGCATGCTGCAGGAGCTCGCATCAGATGAGCCGACCCGCCGCCGTGCGCGGGAGGTGCATGTGGCGGCGGAGAGATGCGCGCGTATCGTCAAACGCTTCCTGGCCATGGCGCGCTCGAAGCCCGTTGAAAAAAAATGGGTGAATGTCGAATCCGTTATCGATGATGTCATGGAACTCGCGGCGTATGGCCTGCGAGTGAACGGCGTCGAAGTGATCCGTGATCGCGTCCGGGACCTGCCGGCGATACTGGCGGACGCCGATCAGCTCCACCAAGTCTTCATGAATCTGGTGCTTAACGCCATGCAGGCGATGACAGGCATCGAGGGGCGGCGGCGGCTCATCATCAAGACAACGCTTCGCGGCCAGGCGATCGTCATTGATGTGCTGGATACAGGGCTCGGAGTGAACGATACGGTCAAGCAACGGGCCTTTGAGCCCTTCTTTACAACAAAGCCCCTCGGTGTGGGGACGGGCATCGGCCTGTCCTTGTGTAGCGGCATCGTGGAAGCGCACGGCGGCACCATCACTCTCGATTCCGGACCCGGTGGAGGAGCGCTCTGTCGCGTCGTTCTGCCGATCTCCGCGGCACCTCCGCTGCAAGGTACGCCTGAGCAGACAATTCAGTGGCAGCCCCTGGCCGGCCGCGTTCTCATCGTTGATGACGAAGCCAGCATCGCGAGCTTCATCGCCGAAGCGCTGGAACGGGATGGCGCCGATGTCACGACAGTGACCAGCGGCTATGATGCGCAGACCCTGCTCGCTGAGCAGCCATTCGATGTTGTGCTCACGGATCTGCGGATGCCCGGCGTCGGCGGCGAACGGCTGCTGGCATTCATTGCCGAGGAGCGTCCGGATCTCAAGGGCCGGGTCGTGGTTATGACGGGGGACGCATTGACATTGGAAACGGGCCTGCGCTGTGAAGGGTTGATCATGATCGAGAAACCGATCGATATCGGGGCCTTGAGAGCGCTACTCCAATCGCTTCTGAACGTGCCAAGTCGAGCAGGGAGCAATGAGCAAGTTGTTGCAGTTGAATAA
- the ompR gene encoding DNA-binding transcriptional dual regulator OmpR, protein MNAPTEIFVVDDEPGLRGMIEDYLGMQGFRVSGAGNGADLDRLMISKTPDLILLDINMPGESGFSIVRRLRSAAERMGIIMLTANADERSKLLALGHGADDYLVKPFEVRELLARVRSVLRRMPTLPLDAQRPRRSLSLGRFRLDLDGKRLLDAAGEDVEISSMEYELLEAFARHPHQVLTRERLCELAHGRPLGEADRSVDIRIARLRKKLEADPSRPELFKTVRGEGYLFEPSHSCN, encoded by the coding sequence ATGAACGCACCAACTGAAATTTTTGTCGTTGATGACGAGCCTGGCCTGCGCGGCATGATTGAGGACTATCTCGGCATGCAGGGCTTCAGGGTGAGTGGGGCCGGAAATGGCGCCGATCTCGATCGTCTGATGATCTCGAAGACGCCTGATCTCATTCTGCTCGATATCAATATGCCGGGAGAGAGCGGGTTTTCCATCGTGCGACGCTTGCGGAGCGCAGCCGAACGCATGGGGATCATCATGCTGACGGCCAATGCTGACGAGAGGAGCAAGCTGCTGGCGCTTGGCCATGGCGCTGATGACTATCTGGTCAAGCCTTTCGAGGTGCGGGAACTCCTCGCGCGTGTCCGCAGCGTGCTCCGGCGCATGCCCACGCTTCCGCTGGACGCACAACGTCCGCGGCGGTCGCTGTCGCTGGGGCGCTTCCGCCTTGATCTCGATGGCAAGCGTCTTCTCGATGCCGCGGGCGAGGATGTCGAGATCAGCAGCATGGAGTACGAACTGCTGGAAGCCTTCGCGCGCCATCCGCATCAGGTGCTGACCCGTGAGCGGCTGTGTGAGCTCGCCCATGGCCGGCCCCTGGGAGAGGCGGACCGCAGTGTCGACATTCGTATCGCTCGACTTCGCAAGAAGCTCGAGGCTGACCCATCCAGACCCGAGTTGTTCAAGACGGTTCGGGGCGAAGGTTATTTGTTCGAGCCCTCGCATAGCTGCAATTAG
- a CDS encoding hypothetical protein (Evidence 5 : Unknown function), which translates to MRDVVKNDTPCTVSSLGRMRDEACLQLAISIRAYHTASSCRINNLEPEHSGATEISRFPVQGNFWYNVTQTIGWLAWAMSHAGLESARWRI; encoded by the coding sequence GTGCGCGATGTAGTAAAAAATGACACGCCTTGCACAGTATCGTCTCTCGGCCGCATGCGCGACGAGGCGTGCTTGCAACTAGCCATCTCCATACGCGCTTACCATACCGCGTCATCATGTCGCATTAACAACCTTGAACCTGAGCATTCCGGTGCGACAGAAATCTCTCGTTTCCCGGTTCAGGGGAATTTTTGGTATAATGTTACGCAGACCATAGGTTGGCTGGCCTGGGCAATGTCCCATGCGGGCTTGGAAAGCGCACGATGGCGGATTTAA
- a CDS encoding Isatin hydrolase: MQAQALLANFASALAAGDITVVDLTATLGPDTPVLYLPPQFGKNTPSFKMHEISNYDANGPWWAWGWMELGEHTGTHFDAPSHWISGKDQPQNTTDTISPQTFVAPANVIDVSQEVAGNPDYLLTADHVRAWEAKHGVIEPGSWVLMRSDWYHRNTSTESFLNSDENGPHTPGPSVDCVQYLLTKGVIGFGNECVGTDAGSAATFDPPFPAHSLILGKGGYGLASLVNLDKLPPKGAMVVVAPLKILNGTGSPVRALALVPKS; encoded by the coding sequence ATGCAAGCTCAAGCACTTCTTGCCAATTTTGCCTCCGCTCTCGCGGCGGGCGATATCACTGTCGTCGATCTCACGGCGACACTGGGTCCCGACACGCCCGTTCTGTACCTGCCGCCGCAGTTCGGCAAGAACACACCAAGTTTCAAGATGCATGAGATTTCCAACTATGATGCCAACGGCCCCTGGTGGGCGTGGGGCTGGATGGAGCTCGGCGAACATACGGGCACGCATTTCGACGCGCCTTCACACTGGATCTCGGGTAAGGATCAGCCCCAGAACACAACGGATACCATCTCGCCGCAGACCTTCGTCGCTCCTGCCAATGTCATTGATGTCAGCCAGGAAGTGGCGGGAAACCCGGACTATCTTCTGACGGCAGATCATGTCCGCGCCTGGGAGGCCAAGCACGGCGTGATCGAGCCTGGCTCCTGGGTATTGATGCGCTCGGATTGGTATCATCGCAACACGAGCACAGAGAGCTTTCTGAATTCCGATGAGAACGGACCCCACACCCCGGGACCGAGCGTCGACTGCGTGCAGTATCTTTTGACCAAGGGCGTCATCGGCTTCGGCAACGAATGTGTCGGCACCGATGCGGGTAGCGCTGCCACCTTCGATCCGCCATTCCCCGCTCACTCGCTTATTTTGGGGAAGGGCGGCTATGGCCTCGCAAGCCTGGTCAATCTGGACAAGCTCCCGCCAAAGGGCGCGATGGTGGTCGTGGCCCCTCTCAAGATCCTGAATGGTACGGGAAGCCCGGTGCGCGCGCTCGCGCTCGTACCCAAATCCTGA
- a CDS encoding DNA-binding MarR family transcriptional regulator: MKAGRFPSGLLHGKPAPDAGIPSIGEIGLNQFAPYLLNRLSARWNLQVQEALKDFNLTTTKMRVLATLCVSSGLTINELATYAVAEQSTMSRTLDALEEQGLIRRRARPDDMRVREIHITEEGRETFTQFWPSFYAMYNEMFSGVDESEFRAFIATLHKLLRNLDQDNL, from the coding sequence TTGAAAGCTGGACGCTTCCCCAGTGGCCTCCTTCACGGTAAACCCGCACCTGACGCGGGTATTCCTTCGATCGGGGAAATTGGCCTCAATCAGTTCGCGCCGTATCTGCTGAACAGGCTTTCGGCGCGATGGAACCTGCAGGTCCAAGAGGCGCTGAAGGACTTCAATCTGACGACGACGAAAATGCGCGTGTTGGCAACACTGTGCGTTTCCTCGGGGTTGACGATCAACGAACTCGCCACCTATGCCGTGGCCGAGCAGTCGACGATGAGCCGTACGCTCGACGCATTGGAGGAACAGGGCCTGATCCGTCGCCGCGCCCGCCCCGATGACATGCGTGTTCGTGAAATTCACATCACGGAGGAAGGCCGCGAGACCTTCACACAATTCTGGCCGAGCTTTTATGCGATGTACAATGAGATGTTCAGCGGCGTCGACGAGAGCGAGTTCCGCGCTTTCATAGCGACGCTCCACAAGCTTCTGCGCAACCTCGACCAGGACAATCTATAA
- a CDS encoding GntR family transcriptional regulator, protein MRETGQGLPDHPGLGPVASRRTIQEEVYQRLSHALMTGWFDPGQILTISSLSELFGTSHMPVREALRRLTAEKALEVVSTGSACVPTVSHARLNDLCNTRVIVEGAATELAAPHITSRDLRTLERAAADHAQAEDGVYAMMARNQEFHFTIYRASQSPVLIQLIEALWLRFGPYLRMLTRHMEPLLKTTDSRIYAKHHYAIIAALKKNDSAAAKAHLIEDIKTTQALLQTLCPTDGQKSSGA, encoded by the coding sequence GGACTCCCGGATCATCCGGGGCTGGGGCCCGTGGCTTCGCGCCGGACGATCCAGGAGGAAGTCTACCAGCGCCTCAGCCATGCCTTGATGACAGGCTGGTTCGACCCTGGCCAGATTCTCACCATCTCATCGCTGTCGGAGCTCTTCGGGACGAGCCATATGCCGGTTCGCGAGGCACTCCGCAGGCTTACCGCCGAAAAGGCGCTCGAAGTGGTATCGACAGGCTCCGCCTGCGTGCCGACAGTCTCACACGCGCGCCTCAACGACCTCTGCAATACGCGCGTCATTGTTGAAGGAGCCGCGACCGAACTGGCGGCCCCGCATATTACGTCGCGGGATCTGCGGACCCTGGAGCGGGCGGCGGCTGACCACGCTCAGGCTGAGGACGGTGTCTATGCCATGATGGCGAGGAACCAAGAGTTCCACTTTACCATCTATCGTGCGTCACAATCGCCGGTACTGATCCAGCTCATCGAAGCCCTTTGGCTGCGTTTTGGTCCTTACCTGCGTATGCTGACTCGGCATATGGAACCGCTCTTGAAGACGACGGACTCTCGGATCTATGCCAAGCATCACTACGCGATTATCGCCGCGCTCAAGAAGAACGACTCCGCCGCCGCAAAAGCGCATCTGATCGAAGACATCAAGACGACACAGGCATTGCTCCAGACGCTCTGCCCCACGGATGGCCAGAAGTCCAGCGGCGCTTAG